Below is a window of Dietzia timorensis DNA.
GGGCGATCAGCGGGCGATCACCGATCGTCAGCCGCAGGGAAACGACACCTACGGCCGTCACGCCGACCCACAGGCGGGTAATCAGCCACAGCCCAACTGGCACCAGCAGCAAGGGCAACAGCAGCAAGGGCAGCAGGGCCCGGGTCACGGTAACCAGCAGGGCGGCGGTTACTACTTCCCGCCCGGGAACACCCCGCCCCAGCGCTGAGTACAGCAACTTACGCCACCCGCATTCCGAGCGCCCCGACGGACAATGAGTTCCGCCGGGGCGCTCGTGTAATTTTTGAGTTCATGAGACCTAATCCGCTCCTTCCGTTCGACGAAGACACCATCGCGATCCTGCAATCGGCGCGCGAGGTCTTCATCGCCAACGGAGTGAAGGGGACCAACGCCGACGACATCGCCGCCGCCGCGGGAGTCGCCCGGGTGACTCTGTACCGGCGCATCGGACGCATGCAGCAGATCATGGACGCCACCAGCCTTCTGGAACTCACAGAGCTCGCCATGGACGTGGAAGAGTCCTTCGTGCCCTACGATTCCATCGAATGGGATCCGGTCCGGCACATCGAGGACATCTTCGATTACACGCTGACCTACTTCCGCGAATCCCGGTACATCGAGGCGATCATCCGTTTCGACTCCGGCCTCACCACGACGGCGATGATGGAGAATTCCCGCCAGGACTTCAATGTGATCACCGAATGGCTGTCGCGAATCCTGCGTAATACCTGGGCTTCCGACATTCATTCGCGCCAGTTGTCCGACGAGGAAATCCAGGGCCGTTCACGGGCGCTCGGCGCGATGCTCGGGCACTTCCTGCAATCGCTGGTGCTGCTTCCCGATGGCCCACCGGACCTCGATTCGTCGGAAAAGACCCGCGAGTACGCTCGCGTATACATGGCCCCGATTTTTCTCATCCGCCGCTAGGTTCGGCGTTCGACGACAACCAAGGAGTGAGGGTGAACCCTTCCGTGCCCAACGAGCAGTATCTTGCGCACCCCGACCCGTGGGGAACGACGCCCGCGGCGACGGTTGTCGCCGAGGTGGCCTCGGCCATGGAGGCTGGGCTCGGCGTCGGCACGGCAGTGGACCTCGGTTGCGGCGACGGCCGCCACTCGCGCTGGCTCGCCGGCCTGGGATGGCAGGTCGACGCGATCGACGTCGACGAGGATATTATCTCGAGCGCTCGGGAACGGGATTCGGACGACGGCCGGACCGGGCACGTCGACTGGATTGCTGGAGACGCGTTGTCGTGGTCGCCGAGCAGCCCGGTGGAGCTCGTCGTGATCGGGTTCGTGCACCTACCGTTGCAGCGGCTCCGCGAGGTGATCGCGCGCGCCGCAGGCTGGCTCGCCCCCGGCGGGCACCTGCTGTTCGTGGGGCACGCGGCCGAGAATCTGCGCCGCGGGGTGGGCGGGCCCAAGGACCCCTCGACGCTCCCGGAGCTCGGAGACCTCGCGGCCGGGGCGGCCGGTCTTCGCGTGCTCTCCCTGCGCCACGAGCTGCGGCCCGCCGGTACGGCCACGGCAGTCGACGCCGTTCTCCACGCGACGACGTGGGAGTGACTGGCCGGGGAGGATCGGCGGCTCCGACGTCATAGGCGGGTGTGTCGCGTGTTCGGCTATACGGCGTCGCCGGGAGATGGGTCCGGCGCGAGCGAGCGGGCGGCGTGGAACCTTCGGCCCACGCGCCACCACACGATAAAGCCCCAGAGCACGAAGCCGGCGTAGACGATGTAGAGCACCGCCGACGGGTAATAGCCGGCGGTGAGGAGGAGCGGCACGCCGACGATGTCGACGGCGAGCCACAGCAGCCAGAATTCTGTCCAGCCGCGCGCCATTCCGTAGGTCGCTAGCAACGAGCCCATGAAAATCCACGCGTCGGCGACCGGCCCCCACGAGCCGAGAGCTCGGAAAAGGACGCTGAGCGCCGCCGTGCCGACGAGCATCGCGACGACGAGGCCGATGCGCTCGCGCCGCGAGGCCCACTTCGGGACGACGGCCTCCTGCCCCGCGTAGTCGAGACCGAGCGCGCGTGCGCGGCGCTTGCCCAGCGACCACGTCCACCAGCCAT
It encodes the following:
- a CDS encoding class I SAM-dependent methyltransferase, encoding MNPSVPNEQYLAHPDPWGTTPAATVVAEVASAMEAGLGVGTAVDLGCGDGRHSRWLAGLGWQVDAIDVDEDIISSARERDSDDGRTGHVDWIAGDALSWSPSSPVELVVIGFVHLPLQRLREVIARAAGWLAPGGHLLFVGHAAENLRRGVGGPKDPSTLPELGDLAAGAAGLRVLSLRHELRPAGTATAVDAVLHATTWE
- the pnuC gene encoding nicotinamide riboside transporter PnuC; translation: MSVLVDLLDAQLLIAGIPILWREIVGNLFGLASAIGGMRRQVWAWPVGIVGNGLLLTVFLGGVFHTPQNLDLYGQAGRQIMFLAVSVYGWWTWSLGKRRARALGLDYAGQEAVVPKWASRRERIGLVVAMLVGTAALSVLFRALGSWGPVADAWIFMGSLLATYGMARGWTEFWLLWLAVDIVGVPLLLTAGYYPSAVLYIVYAGFVLWGFIVWWRVGRRFHAARSLAPDPSPGDAV
- a CDS encoding TetR/AcrR family transcriptional regulator; translated protein: MRPNPLLPFDEDTIAILQSAREVFIANGVKGTNADDIAAAAGVARVTLYRRIGRMQQIMDATSLLELTELAMDVEESFVPYDSIEWDPVRHIEDIFDYTLTYFRESRYIEAIIRFDSGLTTTAMMENSRQDFNVITEWLSRILRNTWASDIHSRQLSDEEIQGRSRALGAMLGHFLQSLVLLPDGPPDLDSSEKTREYARVYMAPIFLIRR